In Mycobacterium sp. Aquia_216, a genomic segment contains:
- a CDS encoding YibE/F family protein, translating to MTHSHAHNLSSGPSPLGPLPAKIVVGLLVAIGIAVLAGAALLWPSQQHVDIPMPYQSATGGVVTTQRAHVLSSGLGDCGSASASQVLTTDPQPAAPGAGRCVETVVAIDSGPNAGAKTLLESSPGPGQPQFAAGDHIRVTRQVDADGATTYAFYDFERGWSLVALALAFAVVIVAVARWRGLLALVGIVVAFLVLVVFLLPALRDGAPAVPVALVASAAILYVVIYLAHGVNLRTSAALLGTLSALLLAAGLSWAAIEVTHLTGLSDEQNSAVSAYLGSVSISGLLLAGFIIGSLGVLNDVTVTQASTVFELAHVGGDTSRRAIFLSAIRVGRDHIASTVYTLVLAYAGSSLPLLLLFSVANRSLSDVLISESVAIELVRSAVGGIALALSVPLTTAIAAVLAKPTGVNPVPAAPAGSRRTRT from the coding sequence GTGACCCACTCTCACGCGCACAACCTGTCGTCAGGTCCGTCCCCGCTGGGGCCGTTGCCAGCCAAAATCGTGGTGGGCCTGCTGGTGGCGATCGGGATAGCCGTTTTAGCCGGTGCGGCGTTGTTGTGGCCCAGCCAGCAGCATGTCGACATCCCGATGCCGTACCAGAGCGCGACCGGCGGGGTAGTGACCACCCAGCGCGCGCACGTGCTGTCCAGTGGACTGGGCGACTGTGGCAGCGCGTCGGCCAGTCAGGTGCTCACCACGGATCCGCAGCCGGCAGCTCCGGGTGCGGGACGCTGCGTCGAGACGGTGGTCGCAATCGATTCGGGACCGAATGCCGGCGCGAAAACCTTGTTGGAGTCCTCGCCGGGGCCCGGCCAGCCGCAATTCGCCGCCGGCGACCACATCCGGGTCACGCGGCAGGTCGACGCCGACGGCGCCACCACGTACGCGTTCTACGACTTCGAGCGCGGCTGGTCGCTGGTCGCGCTGGCCCTGGCGTTCGCGGTGGTCATCGTCGCGGTAGCGCGCTGGCGTGGGCTGCTGGCGCTGGTCGGGATCGTGGTCGCGTTTCTGGTGTTGGTGGTGTTCTTGCTGCCGGCGCTGCGCGACGGCGCACCCGCGGTCCCGGTGGCCCTGGTGGCGTCGGCGGCGATCCTGTACGTGGTCATCTATCTCGCGCACGGAGTCAACTTGCGCACCAGCGCCGCCTTGCTGGGCACCTTGTCGGCGTTGCTGCTAGCCGCCGGATTGTCTTGGGCGGCAATAGAGGTGACGCATTTGACCGGGCTGTCGGATGAACAGAACTCTGCGGTCAGCGCGTATCTGGGCAGTGTGTCGATCAGCGGCCTGCTGCTCGCCGGATTCATCATCGGATCGCTGGGTGTGCTCAACGATGTGACGGTGACGCAGGCCTCGACCGTCTTCGAGCTCGCCCATGTCGGCGGCGACACCTCCCGGCGGGCAATCTTCCTGAGCGCCATCCGAGTGGGGCGCGATCACATCGCGAGCACCGTCTACACGCTGGTGCTGGCTTACGCCGGCAGCTCGCTGCCACTGCTGTTGCTCTTCAGCGTCGCCAACCGGTCGCTGAGCGACGTGCTGATCAGCGAGAGTGTGGCCATCGAACTCGTGCGCTCCGCGGTCGGCGGAATCGCACTGGCTCTGTCGGTGCCGTTAACGACAGCGATCGCCGCGGTGCTGGCCAAACCGACTGGTGTCAACCCCGTTCCAGCAGCTCCAGCAGGTAGCCGCCGTACCCGGACTTGA
- a CDS encoding pyridoxal phosphate-dependent aminotransferase has protein sequence MDSDGSIGDVTTHQVPVHSPGHHRQRTFAQSSKLQDVLYEIRGPVHQHAARLEAEGHRILKLNIGNPAPFGFDAPDVIMRDMIQALPYAQGYSDSQGILPARRAVVTRYELVDGFPRFDVDDVFLGNGVSELITMTLQALLDNGDQVLIPSPDYPLWTASTSLAGGTPVHYLCDETQDWQPDLADLESKITERTKALVVINPNNPTGAVYSREVLSQMVELARKHQLLLLADEIYDKILYGDAKHISLATLAPDLLCLTFNGLSKAYRVAGYRAGWLAITGPKDHAGSFIEGISLLANMRLCPNVPAQHAIQVALGGYQSIEDLVLPGGRLLEQRDVAWTKLNEIPGVSCVKPDGALYAFPRLDPEVYDIEDDEQLVLDLLLQEKILVGQGTGFNWPAPDHLRIVTLPWARDLSAAIDRLGNFLTSYRQ, from the coding sequence GTGGACAGCGATGGCAGCATAGGTGACGTGACCACTCACCAGGTGCCCGTGCACAGCCCCGGCCACCACCGGCAGCGGACCTTCGCGCAGTCGTCCAAGCTTCAGGACGTTCTGTACGAAATCCGCGGTCCGGTGCACCAGCATGCTGCGCGGCTGGAGGCCGAGGGTCACCGCATTCTCAAGCTCAACATCGGCAACCCGGCGCCGTTCGGCTTCGACGCACCCGACGTGATCATGCGCGACATGATCCAGGCGCTGCCCTATGCCCAGGGCTACTCCGACTCGCAGGGCATCCTGCCGGCCCGGCGCGCGGTGGTCACCCGCTACGAGCTGGTCGACGGCTTCCCGCGATTCGACGTCGACGACGTATTCCTGGGCAACGGGGTATCCGAGCTGATCACCATGACGCTGCAGGCCCTGCTCGACAACGGCGACCAGGTGCTGATTCCCTCCCCCGATTACCCGCTCTGGACGGCGTCGACCTCGCTCGCGGGCGGCACACCGGTGCATTACCTGTGCGACGAAACACAGGACTGGCAACCGGATCTCGCCGACCTGGAATCGAAGATCACCGAGCGCACCAAGGCGTTGGTCGTGATCAACCCGAACAACCCCACCGGCGCCGTCTACAGCCGCGAAGTCCTGAGTCAGATGGTCGAGCTGGCGCGCAAGCATCAGCTGCTGCTACTCGCCGACGAGATCTACGACAAGATCCTCTACGGCGACGCCAAGCACATCAGCCTGGCCACACTGGCGCCCGACCTGTTGTGCCTGACCTTCAACGGCCTGTCGAAGGCCTACCGGGTCGCGGGATACCGGGCCGGCTGGCTGGCGATCACCGGGCCCAAAGACCACGCCGGCAGCTTCATCGAAGGCATCAGCCTGCTGGCCAACATGCGGCTGTGCCCGAACGTCCCGGCCCAGCATGCGATCCAGGTCGCCCTAGGCGGCTACCAGAGCATAGAAGACCTGGTGCTGCCCGGCGGTCGGCTGCTAGAGCAGCGAGACGTCGCGTGGACCAAACTCAACGAGATTCCTGGGGTGTCCTGCGTCAAGCCGGATGGCGCGCTGTACGCCTTTCCGCGGCTGGACCCCGAGGTCTACGACATCGAAGACGACGAGCAGCTGGTCCTCGACCTGCTGCTGCAGGAGAAGATCCTGGTAGGGCAGGGAACCGGCTTCAACTGGCCGGCACCGGATCACCTGCGCATCGTGACCCTGCCGTGGGCGCGTGACCTGTCGGCCGCAATCGACCGGCTGGGCAACTTCCTGACCAGCTACCGACAGTAA
- a CDS encoding heterodisulfide reductase-related iron-sulfur binding cluster, with amino-acid sequence MTTQTLIRMVLGLGLTAVVVLFALKRVWWLYRLVMSGQPVSGRTNDIGTRIWTQVAEVFGQRKLLKWSIPGLAHFFTMWGFFILITVYIEAYGTLFQPNFHIPIVGRWDALGFLQDFIALAVLAGITTFAIIRLRSEPKEYGRQSRFYGSHTGGAWLILFMIAMVIVSFAIFRGASVNTGNFPYGWGAFFSHGMGALMHPLGTTANEWIETFALLAHIAVALIFLIIVLHSKHLHIFLAPINVTFKRLPDGLGPLLPMESGGKPINFEDPGEDDVFGRGKIEDFTWKGNLDFATCTECGRCQSQCPAWNTGKPLSPKLVIMDLRDHWMAKAPYILGEKKAEPLEGLDLETVHEEGHHVPESGFGRIPGHGPEQAARPLVGTAEQGGVIDPDVLWSCVSCGACVEQCPVDIEHIDHIIDMRRYQVMMESEFPSELSVLFKNLETKGNPWGQNAGDRTNWISEVDFDVPVYGEDVDSFDGYEYLFWVGCAGAYDDKAKKTTKAVAELLAIAGVKFMVLGTGETCNGDSARRSGNEFLFQQLAAQAVETLDGVFEGVETVDRKIVVSCPHCFNTIGKEYRQLGANYSVLHHTQLLNRLVRDKKLVPVTPVSQDITYHDPCYLGRHNKVYEAPRELIGFAGANLTEMPRNSDRSFCCGAGGARMWMEEHIGKRINHERVDEALATNATTIATGCPFCRVMVTDGVNDRQEEAGRSGVEVLDVAQILLGSLEYDKATLPEKGTAAKEASEKAERAAKAEPKAAAPAAPAEAPAETEEPVAAEPEQPTKTAAAPAKGLGIAGGAKKPGAKKAAAPGAEASTEAAEAKAPAAPAKGLGIAGGAKRPGAKKTAVAPAAEAPAAETAEAKTEAAPAKGLGIAAGAKRPGAKKTAAPAAKAPAQEAEPESTEPAEPKTEAAEPKAPAAPVKGLGIAAGAKRPGAKKAAPAAPPAETKPAAASDEQKTEAQPEPKPQPAEETNGDAAPPATPVKGLGIARGARPPGKR; translated from the coding sequence GTGACCACGCAGACGCTCATCAGGATGGTGCTGGGGCTGGGCCTGACCGCGGTCGTGGTCTTGTTTGCACTCAAACGCGTCTGGTGGCTCTACCGGCTGGTCATGTCGGGCCAGCCGGTCAGCGGCCGCACCAACGACATCGGCACCAGAATCTGGACTCAAGTCGCCGAGGTGTTCGGCCAGCGCAAGCTGCTGAAGTGGTCCATCCCCGGTCTTGCCCACTTCTTCACCATGTGGGGCTTCTTCATCCTCATCACGGTCTACATCGAGGCCTACGGCACGCTGTTCCAGCCCAATTTCCACATCCCGATCGTCGGCCGGTGGGACGCGCTGGGCTTTCTGCAGGACTTCATCGCCCTGGCCGTATTGGCCGGCATCACGACCTTCGCGATCATCCGGTTGCGCAGCGAGCCAAAGGAATACGGCCGCCAATCACGTTTCTACGGTTCCCACACCGGCGGCGCGTGGCTGATTCTGTTCATGATCGCCATGGTCATCGTCAGCTTTGCGATCTTTCGCGGCGCCTCCGTCAACACCGGAAACTTCCCGTACGGCTGGGGGGCGTTCTTCTCGCACGGCATGGGCGCGCTCATGCATCCGCTGGGTACGACGGCCAATGAATGGATCGAAACATTCGCGCTGCTGGCTCATATCGCCGTGGCGCTTATCTTCCTGATCATCGTGCTGCACTCCAAGCACCTGCACATCTTCCTGGCGCCCATCAACGTGACGTTCAAGCGGCTGCCCGACGGCCTGGGCCCGCTGCTGCCGATGGAATCCGGCGGCAAGCCGATCAACTTCGAGGATCCCGGCGAGGATGACGTTTTCGGTCGCGGCAAGATCGAGGACTTCACCTGGAAGGGCAATCTCGACTTCGCGACCTGTACCGAGTGCGGGCGTTGCCAATCACAATGCCCGGCCTGGAACACCGGTAAGCCGCTGTCACCGAAGCTCGTCATCATGGACCTGCGCGACCACTGGATGGCCAAGGCGCCGTACATCCTGGGCGAGAAAAAAGCAGAGCCGCTCGAGGGTCTGGACCTCGAAACGGTCCACGAAGAGGGCCACCACGTCCCGGAGTCGGGCTTCGGCCGCATTCCCGGGCACGGACCGGAACAGGCGGCCCGACCATTGGTCGGCACCGCCGAACAGGGCGGTGTGATCGACCCCGACGTGCTGTGGTCGTGCGTGTCCTGCGGCGCCTGCGTCGAACAGTGCCCGGTGGACATCGAGCACATCGACCACATCATCGATATGCGCCGCTACCAGGTGATGATGGAGTCGGAGTTCCCGTCCGAGCTGTCGGTGCTGTTCAAGAACCTGGAGACCAAGGGCAACCCGTGGGGCCAGAACGCCGGGGACAGGACCAACTGGATCAGCGAGGTTGACTTCGACGTCCCCGTCTACGGCGAAGACGTCGACAGCTTCGACGGCTACGAGTACCTGTTCTGGGTGGGGTGCGCCGGCGCCTACGACGACAAGGCCAAGAAGACGACCAAGGCCGTCGCCGAGCTGCTGGCCATCGCCGGGGTGAAGTTCATGGTGCTCGGCACCGGGGAGACCTGCAACGGTGACTCGGCACGCCGGTCCGGCAACGAGTTCCTGTTCCAGCAGCTGGCCGCCCAAGCCGTCGAGACCCTCGACGGGGTGTTCGAGGGCGTGGAGACCGTCGACCGCAAGATCGTCGTGAGCTGCCCGCACTGCTTCAACACGATCGGCAAGGAATACCGCCAGCTGGGCGCCAACTACAGCGTGCTGCACCACACCCAGCTGCTCAACCGGCTGGTGCGAGACAAGAAGTTGGTGCCGGTGACCCCCGTCTCGCAGGACATCACCTACCACGACCCCTGCTACCTGGGCCGACACAACAAGGTGTACGAGGCACCTCGTGAACTGATCGGCTTCGCCGGGGCGAACCTCACCGAAATGCCGCGCAACTCCGACCGCAGCTTCTGCTGCGGTGCCGGCGGTGCACGCATGTGGATGGAAGAACACATCGGTAAGCGCATCAACCACGAGCGGGTCGACGAGGCGCTGGCCACCAACGCGACGACGATCGCGACCGGCTGCCCGTTCTGCCGCGTGATGGTCACCGACGGTGTGAACGACCGGCAGGAAGAGGCCGGCCGCAGCGGGGTCGAAGTGCTCGACGTCGCCCAGATCCTGCTCGGGTCGCTCGAGTACGACAAGGCGACGCTGCCGGAGAAGGGCACAGCAGCAAAGGAAGCTTCCGAAAAGGCTGAACGGGCCGCGAAAGCCGAGCCCAAGGCCGCTGCACCGGCGGCGCCGGCCGAGGCTCCGGCCGAGACCGAAGAACCCGTGGCTGCCGAGCCGGAGCAGCCGACCAAGACTGCCGCGGCGCCCGCGAAGGGGCTGGGGATCGCCGGCGGTGCCAAGAAGCCGGGCGCCAAGAAAGCCGCGGCCCCGGGCGCCGAAGCTAGCACCGAGGCCGCGGAGGCCAAGGCTCCCGCCGCACCCGCCAAGGGCCTGGGGATCGCCGGCGGCGCCAAGCGACCCGGCGCCAAGAAAACAGCCGTTGCCCCGGCCGCCGAGGCACCGGCCGCCGAGACCGCGGAAGCTAAAACGGAAGCCGCACCCGCCAAGGGGCTGGGTATCGCCGCCGGCGCCAAACGACCCGGCGCCAAGAAAACAGCCGCCCCGGCCGCCAAGGCACCGGCGCAGGAGGCCGAGCCGGAGAGCACGGAGCCCGCTGAGCCCAAGACCGAGGCAGCGGAACCCAAGGCGCCGGCCGCACCGGTCAAAGGTCTGGGTATCGCCGCGGGCGCCAAACGGCCCGGCGCCAAGAAGGCGGCACCTGCAGCCCCGCCAGCCGAGACCAAGCCGGCCGCCGCGTCCGACGAGCAAAAGACCGAGGCCCAACCGGAGCCGAAGCCGCAGCCAGCCGAGGAAACCAACGGCGACGCGGCACCACCAGCAACGCCTGTTAAGGGGCTGGGCATCGCGCGCGGCGCCCGTCCTCCGGGCAAACGCTGA
- the iniR gene encoding isoniazid response ATPase/transcriptional regulator IniR, with translation MSDSPMAAETVQALANASVVPVKLVISGGVGTGKTTVLAAARDTLRQAGLTVLARPPHPGDPPDVALVIDDAHLLSEPELLSLTERVADPRTTAVVAAEPQARLRDLTVAMERDRPRISLGPLPVAEDVLACTAGLPFLVHATAEGAHSPTRAVRFALIARLRRLDEPDLDTLLIMSLTQELGAADVAAALGISTADARQLVDRAHASGLIEPSHSPDFLELLHGATAQIVGNAHHREVETALLRSQLDMSAVSPQLALRLAEHGLKDDRLAAILARQAATARGESARAARLYQAAVNAGAEGLTSRVADALALTGDSAAAAALADGLLSSPDSAERAAAVRIAASVAAHEGNANQAAELFGWLGPHPDAVVGAAAVITLAAIGDLATAGAALRLKDSGPPTIAARTARSLAEGLLMTMDQPYPAAMAKLGQAISAEQPASEVIPDSPAALIALAAIHGGDPVRARSVIGRAVRADGDGLFAPRHNLLSGWIKMQDGQLASASADVAAAGSAGLHRRDALWAAALQTAIARRGGDTGALHKHWYAAMEVLAEYSVDLFTLLPLGELWVGAARIRQVEALRHALDQAFTLLESLGSPILWSIPLHWAGVHAGILANAPELVAPHGQALGAAAGASTVAQALSGAGRTWLRVLANQVDADEVTASARSLSHVGLTSDATRLAGQAALQTPDGRVSGAMLQLARDLKLGASPGDIPSGLTDDEPQGPTTPSPPHQPASGSPLSQREREVAELLLLGMPYRDIGGQLFISAKTVEHHVARIRRRLGAGSRSEMLSMLRAMLTPES, from the coding sequence ATGAGCGACTCCCCGATGGCGGCGGAAACCGTCCAGGCCCTGGCCAACGCGTCGGTGGTTCCAGTGAAGCTTGTAATCAGTGGTGGAGTCGGAACCGGCAAGACCACCGTCCTTGCTGCCGCCCGGGACACGCTGCGGCAGGCCGGGCTAACCGTACTGGCCCGGCCTCCCCACCCAGGCGATCCCCCCGATGTGGCGCTCGTGATCGACGACGCTCACCTGCTGAGCGAGCCCGAACTGCTAAGTCTCACCGAGCGCGTCGCCGACCCGCGCACCACGGCGGTGGTGGCCGCCGAGCCGCAGGCGCGCCTGCGGGACCTGACCGTGGCGATGGAACGGGATCGACCGCGCATATCCCTGGGTCCTCTTCCCGTCGCCGAGGACGTGCTGGCCTGCACCGCCGGTCTCCCGTTTCTGGTGCACGCAACGGCCGAGGGCGCACACTCCCCGACCCGTGCGGTCAGGTTCGCGTTGATCGCACGGTTGCGCCGGCTCGATGAGCCCGACCTGGACACGCTGCTCATCATGTCGCTGACCCAAGAATTGGGAGCAGCTGATGTGGCCGCGGCACTGGGGATTTCGACGGCGGACGCACGCCAACTGGTCGATCGGGCACACGCCAGTGGACTGATCGAGCCGTCGCACAGCCCCGACTTCCTGGAGCTGCTACACGGCGCGACTGCCCAGATCGTTGGTAACGCCCACCATCGCGAGGTTGAAACCGCGTTGCTGCGTTCGCAACTCGACATGTCGGCGGTTTCGCCTCAGCTCGCATTGCGGCTCGCCGAACACGGGCTCAAGGACGATCGACTGGCGGCCATTCTCGCTCGGCAAGCCGCCACTGCGCGCGGCGAGTCCGCCAGGGCCGCAAGGCTTTACCAGGCCGCGGTCAACGCCGGTGCCGAAGGGCTGACGTCTCGTGTCGCCGACGCGCTGGCTCTCACCGGAGACAGTGCTGCCGCGGCAGCACTGGCCGACGGTCTGCTCAGCTCCCCCGATTCCGCCGAACGCGCTGCGGCGGTTCGGATTGCGGCCAGCGTTGCGGCCCATGAGGGCAACGCGAATCAGGCGGCGGAATTGTTCGGCTGGCTTGGCCCGCACCCGGACGCGGTCGTCGGCGCGGCCGCAGTGATCACGCTCGCCGCGATCGGCGATCTGGCAACGGCAGGCGCCGCGCTGCGCCTCAAGGACTCCGGCCCGCCGACGATCGCCGCCCGCACCGCGCGCAGTCTGGCCGAGGGGCTACTGATGACCATGGACCAGCCGTATCCCGCCGCGATGGCGAAACTCGGCCAGGCCATCTCCGCCGAACAACCTGCGAGCGAAGTCATTCCGGACAGCCCGGCGGCGCTGATTGCCTTGGCCGCGATCCACGGCGGTGATCCAGTCCGCGCCCGCAGCGTGATCGGCCGCGCCGTGCGCGCCGACGGTGACGGGCTGTTTGCGCCGCGACACAACTTGCTGTCCGGCTGGATCAAAATGCAGGACGGACAGCTGGCATCGGCAAGCGCGGACGTCGCCGCCGCCGGCTCTGCCGGGCTGCACCGGCGCGACGCGTTGTGGGCGGCGGCACTGCAGACGGCGATCGCGCGTCGCGGCGGCGACACCGGCGCCCTGCACAAACATTGGTACGCAGCCATGGAGGTGCTGGCCGAGTATTCCGTCGACCTGTTCACGCTGCTGCCGCTGGGCGAGTTGTGGGTAGGTGCCGCCCGGATACGCCAGGTCGAGGCGCTGCGCCATGCCCTGGATCAGGCCTTCACCCTGCTGGAATCGCTGGGCAGCCCGATTTTGTGGTCAATCCCACTGCATTGGGCCGGTGTGCATGCGGGAATCCTCGCCAACGCACCGGAGTTGGTCGCCCCGCATGGGCAGGCCCTTGGCGCGGCGGCCGGAGCCAGCACCGTTGCGCAGGCCCTGTCAGGCGCCGGCCGCACCTGGCTACGCGTTCTGGCCAACCAGGTCGACGCCGACGAGGTCACCGCATCGGCCCGGTCGCTATCACATGTCGGTTTGACCTCCGACGCGACCCGGCTGGCCGGCCAGGCCGCGCTGCAAACACCTGACGGCAGAGTGTCCGGAGCGATGCTGCAACTGGCGCGCGACCTCAAATTGGGCGCGTCCCCGGGCGACATTCCCAGCGGGCTGACCGACGACGAACCGCAGGGCCCGACAACGCCGTCGCCGCCGCACCAACCAGCCTCGGGTTCTCCGCTGTCCCAGCGCGAACGTGAAGTCGCCGAACTACTGCTGCTGGGCATGCCGTACCGCGACATCGGCGGACAACTGTTCATTTCGGCGAAGACGGTCGAGCATCATGTCGCCCGGATCCGTCGCCGGCTGGGCGCCGGATCGCGCTCCGAGATGTTGTCTATGTTACGTGCCATGCTGACCCCGGAGAGCTAA
- a CDS encoding Rv0340 family IniB-related protein, translating to MANSLLDFVISLVRDPDAAARYAANPAQSIADAHLTDVTSADVNNLIPMVTDSLSVGTPAGPVSGTPAADHGNVWASGAAAAALDAFTPHTPAGVVDSHAPAGGVIHQPATPAPIRPPVDPQPLGIDPPRASVQFTGAEAQDSPVDHGGFPAHDLSVWDHPAAHPHPADPEHHDFGLHG from the coding sequence ATGGCAAACTCATTGCTCGACTTCGTGATCTCGCTGGTGCGTGATCCCGACGCCGCGGCGCGCTACGCCGCCAATCCCGCGCAGTCCATCGCGGATGCCCACCTTACCGATGTGACCAGCGCGGACGTGAACAATCTGATTCCCATGGTGACGGATTCGCTGTCGGTGGGCACTCCGGCCGGCCCTGTCTCGGGGACGCCCGCCGCTGATCACGGAAACGTCTGGGCAAGCGGCGCGGCCGCGGCCGCTCTCGATGCTTTCACTCCGCACACTCCCGCCGGCGTGGTCGATTCTCATGCACCAGCAGGCGGCGTGATCCATCAGCCTGCCACTCCGGCGCCCATCCGGCCGCCGGTCGATCCGCAGCCGTTGGGCATTGACCCTCCCAGAGCATCGGTGCAGTTCACCGGAGCAGAGGCGCAAGATAGCCCGGTCGACCACGGTGGATTTCCGGCGCACGATCTGAGTGTGTGGGACCACCCGGCTGCCCACCCGCACCCCGCCGACCCCGAGCACCACGACTTCGGCCTGCACGGCTAA